In a genomic window of Rhodothermales bacterium:
- a CDS encoding BamA/TamA family outer membrane protein has product MATFRQGVVTLLLGLLCVIQPAQAQYHFGRNKIQYENFDWQVMKTEHFDVLYYPEMQELAEYGAQFAETVYAELENRFNYTLNHRVPLIFYSSNLHFKQTNTTSGFIPDGVGGFFEFLKGRVVIPANGDIHKFRRVIRHELVHVFTFVKVLRVLKEYRIPANRLPPLWFTEGLAEYWSGEPDYQHEMVMRDAIFSNYLVPLESMHRISGTYLMYKEGEAVFRFISQTYGEEKILRLIDNFWKETDFRKVLELTLHEDFTRISDRWVAWMKEQYYPELATTAPPSLMSKPLSRPGFSSKPAFYEFADGTRKVYYIANRTGYTNLYEVKLDSLFRPTGKERVLIKGERDHRFEAFHFFESRTSISADGKLAFVTKSGGSNSLHVYDLVADRLAASYQFDDLIAVYSPSWDPEGEQLAFTSIDRSGFNDLYRFDTRTETLTKLTNDSYDERDPSWSPDGRHIAFSSDRTSSGDEGAYNLFTYGLDDGSIRYVTFGTQHDFSPQWTPDGRFLLYTSARRDSVGRFGPQNIWAIDMTQEIGVPPAVASASRTPIENLLTAPTLTRTASRLTDITTAAYDPVWTRDGRIVFTSFEQMSFTIRTLAGADSLLLHPSTEIEHPITLTGEHWAFDRIDAESEVTLNPYKRKYSLDVAQGMVSQNQVLGTYGGALVAVSDLMSNDRWFLTLFNLGRSRQDFLQSMNVAVTRVQTHRRTNYSYGLYRYGGERYDITDPDAPTSFPFVFETIYGGMGAVSYPISMFQRVELSTSLNWNHREIPVEQINREAILLSNTISLVHDNTLYGMNGPMQGWRANLTAGYTSDVRYSNVNYFSLMADIRYYLRLTRQLTFASRVVGRLNEGREARLFILGGSWDLRGQRLFSVRGKKMWFVSNELRFPILNNPTIYIPVLAPFGVANLRGALFFDAAHAWNDGYNDAQPNIRTGQTLGALGVGLRMNLFGGIVLRYDLGYSYRDWVPSDRMFRQFFFGYDF; this is encoded by the coding sequence ATGGCGACATTTCGACAGGGCGTTGTTACGCTACTTCTCGGGCTATTGTGCGTCATCCAGCCGGCACAGGCGCAGTATCACTTCGGCCGCAACAAGATCCAGTACGAGAATTTCGACTGGCAGGTGATGAAGACCGAGCACTTCGATGTGCTCTATTACCCCGAGATGCAGGAGCTGGCGGAGTATGGGGCGCAGTTCGCTGAAACCGTGTATGCCGAGTTGGAGAATCGGTTTAACTACACGCTCAACCACCGTGTGCCGCTCATCTTCTACTCGTCCAACCTCCACTTTAAGCAAACGAACACCACGTCCGGTTTTATTCCGGACGGCGTCGGCGGGTTTTTTGAGTTTTTGAAAGGGCGCGTCGTCATCCCGGCCAACGGCGATATCCACAAATTCCGCCGGGTGATCCGCCACGAACTCGTCCATGTGTTTACGTTCGTGAAAGTGCTCCGGGTGCTGAAGGAATACCGCATCCCGGCCAACCGACTACCGCCGCTCTGGTTTACGGAAGGGCTGGCCGAGTATTGGTCCGGCGAACCGGATTATCAGCACGAGATGGTGATGCGAGACGCTATCTTCTCGAACTACCTGGTGCCCCTCGAAAGCATGCACCGCATCAGCGGCACGTACCTCATGTATAAGGAGGGCGAGGCCGTTTTTCGATTTATCTCGCAGACGTACGGCGAGGAAAAGATTCTCCGGCTGATCGACAACTTCTGGAAGGAGACGGATTTCCGAAAAGTGCTTGAGTTGACGCTACACGAGGACTTCACCCGCATCTCCGACCGGTGGGTCGCGTGGATGAAGGAGCAATATTACCCGGAACTGGCCACGACCGCGCCGCCTTCGCTCATGTCGAAGCCGTTATCGCGGCCGGGGTTCAGTTCGAAGCCGGCGTTCTACGAGTTCGCCGACGGCACCCGGAAAGTGTATTACATCGCAAACCGGACCGGATACACCAACCTCTATGAGGTGAAGCTGGACTCCCTCTTCCGGCCGACGGGCAAAGAGCGGGTGCTGATCAAGGGAGAACGCGATCATCGCTTTGAGGCCTTCCACTTTTTCGAAAGCCGGACGAGCATCTCGGCCGATGGTAAGCTGGCCTTTGTCACCAAAAGCGGGGGCAGCAATAGCCTGCATGTATACGATCTCGTCGCCGATCGATTGGCGGCGTCGTATCAGTTCGACGACTTGATCGCGGTATACTCGCCCTCCTGGGATCCAGAAGGTGAACAGCTGGCCTTTACCTCGATCGACCGGAGCGGATTTAACGATCTGTATCGCTTCGACACCCGCACAGAGACGCTGACCAAGCTTACCAACGACAGTTACGACGAACGCGATCCATCCTGGAGCCCGGACGGTCGGCATATCGCCTTCTCGTCCGACCGCACGTCATCCGGCGATGAGGGCGCCTACAATCTGTTCACCTACGGATTGGACGACGGCTCGATCCGCTACGTCACCTTCGGCACCCAGCACGATTTCTCACCGCAGTGGACTCCGGATGGGCGATTCCTGCTGTATACCAGCGCCCGACGAGACAGTGTCGGGCGGTTCGGGCCGCAGAATATCTGGGCGATCGACATGACACAGGAGATTGGCGTGCCGCCAGCCGTCGCCTCGGCCTCGCGCACGCCCATCGAGAACCTGCTGACGGCGCCCACCCTGACGCGAACCGCCAGCCGTCTCACCGACATTACCACGGCAGCGTACGATCCTGTCTGGACGCGCGACGGCCGGATCGTCTTCACCAGCTTCGAGCAGATGAGCTTTACGATCCGGACGCTCGCCGGCGCCGATTCACTGTTGCTACATCCGAGCACCGAAATCGAACACCCGATCACCCTGACCGGTGAACACTGGGCTTTCGATCGCATCGACGCCGAGAGCGAGGTGACGCTGAACCCCTATAAGCGCAAGTATTCGCTCGATGTCGCGCAGGGCATGGTCAGCCAGAATCAGGTGCTCGGCACCTACGGCGGTGCTCTCGTCGCCGTGTCGGACCTGATGAGCAACGACCGGTGGTTCCTCACGCTCTTCAACCTGGGCCGCTCCCGGCAGGACTTCCTCCAGAGCATGAACGTGGCTGTCACCCGAGTGCAGACCCACCGGAGGACCAATTATTCCTACGGTCTGTATCGGTACGGCGGCGAACGCTACGACATTACGGACCCCGACGCCCCGACGAGCTTTCCGTTTGTCTTTGAGACGATTTATGGCGGCATGGGCGCTGTCAGCTACCCGATCTCCATGTTCCAGCGCGTCGAGCTGAGTACGTCACTGAACTGGAATCACCGCGAGATCCCGGTCGAGCAGATCAATCGAGAAGCCATTTTGCTGTCGAATACGATCTCCCTCGTGCACGACAACACGCTCTACGGTATGAATGGGCCCATGCAGGGCTGGCGCGCCAACCTGACGGCCGGCTACACGTCGGACGTACGGTATTCCAACGTCAATTATTTCAGCCTGATGGCCGATATCCGGTATTATCTCCGCCTAACGCGCCAGCTCACGTTTGCGTCGCGCGTGGTCGGCCGGCTCAACGAGGGGCGCGAGGCGCGGCTCTTTATCCTGGGCGGGAGCTGGGACCTGCGCGGCCAGCGTCTGTTCAGCGTTCGCGGCAAAAAAATGTGGTTCGTCTCCAACGAACTCCGCTTTCCGATACTGAACAACCCGACCATCTATATCCCGGTGCTCGCGCCATTCGGAGTGGCCAACCTGCGGGGCGCGCTATTCTTCGACGCCGCGCACGCCTGGAACGACGGCTACAACGACGCGCAGCCGAATATCCGAACCGGGCAGACGCTGGGCGCGCTTGGTGTTGGTCTGCGGATGAACCTCTTTGGAGGCATCGTGCTGCGCTATGATCTCGGTTATTCCTACCGCGATTGGGTGCCCTCCGACCGGATGTTCCGGCAATTCTTCTTTGGTTATGACTTCTAG
- a CDS encoding bifunctional phosphoglucose/phosphomannose isomerase, producing MQSQTNLTLSDIRRIDTQGMYDLVAGFPDHFKQGRAIAEAVSLSIDARTMRQLVVIGMGGSAISGDLLRCYAVDQSRIPIQVVRHYALPASVDDRTLVVASSFSGNTEESLSGFEEAIARKATIVCIASGGQLLDLARKHGLPYAQIPGGMSPRAAIGYSLAVLMVFARKMGLIQVADGAWDEADALLRAQTARYSDPASTHLARTIADGVVGRIPLVYSSNGLLEAVNLRWRGQFQENSKMMAAGNLYPELNHNEIMGWEQTGAPSLQKHMGVIVLRDREDHPRIQHRMNVTRSLIDTRAGSWAEVQSEGDHRLTRMVSLINLGDWASLYAAYLRGVDPTPIGLIDQLKDALAKV from the coding sequence ATGCAATCCCAAACAAATCTGACGCTTTCCGATATCCGCCGCATCGACACCCAGGGCATGTACGACCTGGTCGCCGGCTTCCCCGACCACTTCAAGCAGGGACGCGCCATCGCCGAGGCCGTCTCGTTATCGATCGACGCCAGAACCATGCGCCAGCTGGTGGTGATCGGCATGGGCGGATCGGCCATCTCGGGCGACTTGCTCCGGTGTTACGCCGTCGACCAGTCGCGCATTCCGATCCAGGTCGTTCGGCACTATGCGCTTCCGGCGTCCGTGGACGACCGGACGCTGGTCGTCGCTTCGAGCTTCTCGGGCAACACCGAGGAATCCCTTTCCGGCTTCGAAGAAGCCATCGCACGGAAGGCGACCATCGTGTGCATCGCATCCGGGGGTCAACTGTTGGATCTGGCGCGGAAACATGGGTTACCCTACGCCCAGATCCCGGGCGGTATGTCGCCCCGCGCCGCCATCGGATACTCGCTCGCCGTGTTGATGGTATTTGCCCGGAAAATGGGCCTCATCCAGGTGGCCGACGGCGCGTGGGACGAGGCAGACGCCCTCCTGCGTGCACAGACAGCGCGGTACAGCGACCCCGCGTCCACCCACCTCGCCCGGACGATCGCGGATGGCGTCGTCGGACGGATACCGCTCGTGTATAGCTCGAACGGACTGCTCGAGGCCGTCAATCTGCGTTGGCGGGGCCAATTTCAGGAAAATAGTAAGATGATGGCCGCGGGCAACCTGTACCCCGAATTGAATCACAACGAGATCATGGGTTGGGAGCAAACCGGCGCGCCATCGCTCCAGAAACACATGGGCGTGATCGTGTTGCGGGACCGCGAGGACCACCCGCGTATCCAGCACCGGATGAACGTAACCCGCTCCCTCATCGACACGCGCGCCGGCAGCTGGGCCGAAGTCCAATCCGAGGGCGACCATCGTCTGACCCGGATGGTGTCGCTCATCAACCTGGGCGACTGGGCGAGCCTGTACGCCGCCTACCTGCGTGGCGTCGACCCTACGCCGATCGGGCTCATCGACCAGCTGAAGGACGCGCTGGCAAAAGTATAA
- the ptsP gene encoding phosphoenolpyruvate--protein phosphotransferase: MHADRPSFYDALERGAAEPAEAGERILHGIGVSQGIAIGPVYLYAREAIDVQRHDVPAEEVELEVTRFLSAVSSAERELEKIASVAREKLGDTSAGIFMAQSLMLQDVAFQQEVIDRIRRECINAGYVVKSAITESRQRMESSESEYIRERANDLLDVQDRIIRNLRRGKLISAIEPETVVVAENLTAADVILFSRRNIRGCATDFGGPTSHVSIMARALGVPAVVSMHRLSREVEQGDRVVLDGFNGRVIVNPTRKTLRVYERLRERYQRLLEEQRAYIPLASETKDGLHIFLRANLEFKEEIELVEEYGAEGIGLFRTEFLFLMRGTLSCTEDEQYATYRDIVLANRGGPTTLRLLDLGGDKMLPMAHREHNPFLGWRGIRVLLDKQEDLLLPQLRAILRASAHGPVRILVPMITDLSEVMQLKQLIAEVKVALREEGLAFDEAIPFGIMVEVPAVALAAERFAREVDFFSIGTNDLTQYVLAVDRGNDLVSGLYQSLHPSVLLLIARIVKAAEQEGIPVSVCGELAADPRAIPVLVGLGVHELSAAPIFLPEIKRVIRSMERQEAVLLAQEMMETHDQKTRTRILLGWLKDRDIDYFQFMRDDAEGAADAGVTSPQASLT, encoded by the coding sequence ATGCACGCAGACAGGCCGAGCTTTTATGACGCGCTCGAACGGGGCGCTGCCGAGCCCGCCGAAGCCGGCGAGCGCATCCTACACGGGATCGGCGTGTCGCAGGGTATCGCCATCGGGCCGGTGTATCTGTACGCGCGCGAAGCCATCGATGTCCAGCGGCACGATGTGCCGGCGGAAGAAGTCGAACTTGAAGTCACACGCTTCCTCAGTGCCGTGAGTAGCGCCGAGCGTGAGTTGGAAAAGATCGCCTCGGTAGCACGGGAGAAGTTGGGGGACACCAGCGCTGGCATTTTTATGGCGCAATCCCTGATGTTGCAAGACGTTGCGTTCCAGCAAGAGGTCATCGACCGAATCCGCCGTGAGTGCATCAACGCCGGCTACGTCGTCAAGTCGGCCATCACGGAGAGCCGCCAGCGAATGGAGTCCAGCGAAAGCGAGTACATCCGGGAGCGTGCAAACGATTTGTTGGACGTCCAGGACCGCATCATTCGCAACCTCCGGCGCGGCAAGCTGATCTCGGCCATCGAACCTGAGACGGTGGTCGTCGCCGAAAACCTGACAGCGGCCGACGTCATCCTGTTCAGCCGGCGTAACATCCGGGGCTGCGCCACGGACTTCGGGGGGCCGACCTCACACGTTTCGATCATGGCCCGCGCGCTCGGGGTGCCGGCGGTGGTGAGCATGCATCGTCTCAGTCGCGAGGTGGAGCAAGGCGATCGGGTCGTCCTGGACGGCTTCAACGGTAGGGTGATCGTCAACCCTACCCGAAAGACGCTCCGCGTGTATGAACGCCTGCGCGAGCGGTACCAGCGGCTTCTGGAGGAACAACGCGCCTACATCCCGCTCGCGTCCGAGACCAAAGACGGCTTGCACATCTTCCTCCGCGCCAACCTCGAATTCAAGGAGGAGATCGAGCTCGTGGAAGAGTATGGCGCGGAGGGCATCGGGCTGTTTCGCACCGAGTTCCTGTTTCTCATGCGAGGCACGCTGAGCTGTACGGAGGATGAGCAGTATGCCACCTACCGCGACATCGTGCTCGCCAATCGCGGCGGTCCCACGACGCTGCGATTGCTAGATCTGGGGGGCGACAAGATGTTGCCCATGGCGCATCGGGAGCACAACCCGTTTCTGGGCTGGCGCGGTATCCGGGTGTTGCTGGATAAACAGGAGGACCTGCTGTTGCCGCAGTTGCGCGCCATTTTGCGCGCCAGCGCCCACGGTCCCGTCCGCATCCTCGTCCCGATGATCACCGATCTGTCGGAAGTGATGCAACTCAAGCAGCTCATCGCGGAGGTGAAGGTCGCGCTGCGCGAGGAGGGTCTGGCGTTCGACGAGGCCATTCCTTTTGGCATCATGGTCGAGGTGCCGGCGGTGGCCCTCGCGGCCGAACGGTTTGCCCGTGAGGTCGATTTCTTTTCGATCGGCACAAACGACCTGACGCAATACGTGCTGGCGGTCGATCGTGGCAACGACCTCGTCTCCGGCCTCTACCAGTCCCTCCACCCCTCCGTGCTGCTTCTCATCGCCAGAATCGTGAAGGCGGCGGAACAGGAGGGTATTCCGGTCAGTGTGTGCGGGGAACTGGCGGCGGATCCACGCGCCATCCCAGTCCTTGTGGGGCTCGGCGTCCATGAATTGAGCGCCGCACCCATTTTTTTGCCGGAAATCAAACGCGTGATCCGGTCGATGGAACGACAGGAAGCTGTTCTTCTGGCGCAGGAGATGATGGAGACGCACGATCAGAAGACACGCACGCGCATCCTGCTTGGCTGGCTTAAAGACCGTGATATCGACTATTTCCAGTTCATGAGGGATGACGCTGAAGGCGCCGCAGACGCCGGCGTCACGTCACCCCAGGCCTCTCTCACGTGA
- a CDS encoding HPr family phosphocarrier protein, translating to MLVREVTVTNKAGLHTRPASMIVRAAARFKSDFYIKKDGYEINGKSIIGVMTLAAEQGAILTLTFEGSDEHQAADEIARIFADGFGEEK from the coding sequence ATGCTCGTTCGGGAAGTAACGGTAACCAACAAGGCGGGGCTGCATACGCGGCCGGCTTCCATGATTGTGCGTGCCGCCGCACGATTCAAGTCGGATTTCTACATCAAAAAAGACGGGTACGAGATCAACGGCAAAAGCATTATTGGCGTAATGACGCTCGCTGCCGAACAGGGCGCCATCCTTACCCTAACCTTTGAAGGCTCCGATGAACACCAGGCAGCCGATGAGATCGCCCGCATCTTCGCGGACGGATTTGGCGAAGAGAAGTAA
- a CDS encoding polyprenyl synthetase family protein, with the protein MPQASLAARSPDELAQTLRELVDAGLFGLEPALEPPSLYEPVRYVLQASGKRVRPVLLLLTAEALGADRVRALPAALAVEVFHNFTLVHDDIMDHALTRRGAATVHARWDESTAILCGDYLVALSYDLLARVDSPHLPDLFGTYFRMVRHLCEGQAMDKEFESRSDVTVEEYFQMIYRKTGALIETSFELGGWIAGADAKLREALRDLGRHVGLAFQIQDDLLDLVADDARWGKKVGGDLQEAKKTYLLLRALEVAEGDDRAWFRRIVDTPGLPEAEIGEARARMDRLGVLEEARRAVLKHSEAALAGLAVLPESSARATLHHLIARLQHRIH; encoded by the coding sequence ATGCCGCAGGCTTCCCTCGCCGCCCGATCGCCCGATGAGCTGGCGCAGACGTTGCGTGAGCTGGTCGATGCCGGTCTCTTCGGCCTCGAGCCGGCACTGGAACCACCATCCCTGTATGAACCGGTTCGATACGTCCTCCAGGCCAGCGGTAAACGAGTCCGCCCCGTGTTGCTCCTCCTTACGGCGGAGGCGCTCGGCGCCGACCGGGTCCGAGCGTTGCCTGCGGCGCTGGCTGTCGAAGTCTTTCATAACTTCACCCTCGTCCATGACGACATCATGGACCATGCGCTCACGCGGCGCGGCGCGGCCACGGTGCACGCGCGGTGGGACGAGTCCACCGCCATTCTGTGCGGGGACTACCTGGTAGCCCTGTCCTACGACCTGCTCGCCCGGGTCGATTCCCCGCATCTGCCGGACCTGTTCGGGACGTACTTCCGCATGGTGCGCCATCTGTGTGAAGGCCAGGCGATGGACAAGGAATTCGAGTCCCGGTCCGATGTGACGGTTGAAGAGTATTTTCAGATGATCTATCGGAAAACAGGCGCGCTCATCGAAACGTCGTTTGAACTGGGCGGTTGGATTGCCGGCGCCGATGCCAAGCTCCGCGAAGCGCTACGCGATCTGGGCCGGCATGTCGGGCTTGCTTTTCAAATCCAGGACGATTTGCTCGATCTCGTGGCCGACGACGCACGGTGGGGAAAAAAAGTAGGGGGGGACCTTCAAGAGGCGAAAAAAACCTATCTTCTGCTCAGGGCGCTGGAAGTGGCCGAAGGCGACGATCGCGCCTGGTTCCGACGCATCGTGGACACGCCTGGGCTGCCTGAAGCCGAGATTGGCGAGGCCAGGGCGCGGATGGACCGACTCGGCGTGCTCGAGGAAGCCCGCCGCGCCGTCCTCAAGCATAGCGAAGCCGCCCTGGCCGGCCTCGCCGTGTTGCCCGAGTCGTCCGCCCGCGCGACGCTCCACCATCTGATTGCCCGTCTTCAGCATCGCATCCACTGA
- a CDS encoding adenylate kinase — MRILIFGPPGAGKGTQAGRLIERFTLKHISTGNMLRAAIVEKSPVGAIAKDYINEGRLVPGPVMKKITEEAIAEQSYDQFILDGYPRTVEQAEWLTQFLSRNRAPLDAIISLVVPDDVIVERLSARRVNKKTGENYHLEFEPPPASLDPSLIVQRPDDRPEAIRKRLSIYHEETKPVESHFSGHPKYARIDGTMPQEEVHDAIVDLIMADIPATEAD, encoded by the coding sequence ATGCGCATCCTGATATTTGGGCCGCCAGGCGCCGGGAAAGGCACACAGGCCGGCCGGCTCATCGAGCGATTTACACTCAAGCATATCTCCACGGGCAACATGCTCCGTGCGGCCATCGTGGAGAAATCGCCCGTGGGTGCGATCGCGAAGGATTATATCAACGAGGGTCGGTTGGTGCCCGGCCCGGTCATGAAGAAGATTACGGAGGAAGCCATTGCGGAGCAGAGCTATGATCAATTCATCCTGGATGGATATCCCCGTACGGTCGAACAGGCGGAGTGGTTGACGCAGTTCCTGTCGCGTAATCGCGCGCCCCTGGATGCCATCATCTCACTGGTAGTGCCCGACGATGTGATCGTCGAGCGTCTGTCCGCCCGGAGGGTCAACAAAAAGACTGGCGAGAACTACCACCTCGAATTTGAGCCGCCGCCGGCCTCGCTGGATCCGTCGCTCATCGTACAGCGCCCGGACGATCGCCCGGAAGCCATTCGAAAAAGGCTGAGCATCTACCACGAAGAAACAAAACCCGTCGAAAGCCATTTTTCAGGGCATCCGAAATACGCCCGTATCGACGGTACGATGCCGCAAGAGGAAGTCCACGATGCCATCGTGGATCTGATCATGGCCGATATCCCGGCCACGGAAGCGGACTGA
- a CDS encoding phage holin family protein, which yields MNEQTNHRVRIDPEAGPDLEGKLTRISGHARGLMEELRGWVDLKIQRAVAGVREEVEAKGKQVALDVLAGVVALAGLQFILVALALGVSVWVGPIWGFLIVGGVLFGGAALLFALNHRKRGRRSIPIEGVRETSDVGRITLPELERHEDGTA from the coding sequence ATGAACGAGCAGACCAATCACCGAGTACGCATTGATCCCGAGGCCGGCCCGGACCTCGAGGGTAAACTCACGCGTATTTCCGGCCATGCGCGGGGCCTCATGGAGGAGTTGCGCGGATGGGTCGATCTCAAGATCCAGCGAGCGGTCGCGGGGGTACGCGAAGAGGTGGAGGCGAAAGGAAAACAGGTGGCGCTGGATGTGCTTGCCGGCGTGGTGGCCCTCGCCGGACTGCAGTTTATCCTGGTTGCCCTGGCGCTCGGTGTGAGTGTGTGGGTGGGCCCCATCTGGGGCTTTCTCATCGTAGGCGGGGTGTTGTTTGGCGGCGCAGCCTTGCTGTTTGCCCTGAATCATCGAAAACGCGGTAGACGTTCGATACCGATTGAGGGCGTGCGCGAAACGTCCGACGTCGGGCGGATTACGCTGCCTGAACTCGAACGGCATGAAGACGGAACTGCCTGA
- a CDS encoding NifU N-terminal domain-containing protein: MPGVHASPTPNPNSLKFTLARGRFLEEGMASFRSSDEAAGTPWAEQLFAIEGIANLFAMPQFLTVTKTAQASWDTLYGEVEAVLMAFFVADRDV; this comes from the coding sequence ATGCCTGGAGTACATGCCTCACCTACGCCCAACCCCAACAGCTTGAAGTTCACGCTGGCGCGCGGCCGGTTTCTCGAAGAAGGCATGGCGTCGTTTCGGTCGTCCGACGAGGCGGCAGGGACCCCTTGGGCCGAGCAACTATTCGCTATCGAGGGCATTGCGAATCTGTTCGCGATGCCGCAATTCCTCACCGTGACAAAAACGGCCCAGGCATCCTGGGATACGCTGTACGGCGAAGTCGAGGCTGTGCTCATGGCCTTTTTTGTAGCTGATCGCGATGTCTGA